One genomic window of Chelonoidis abingdonii isolate Lonesome George chromosome 5, CheloAbing_2.0, whole genome shotgun sequence includes the following:
- the MAVS gene encoding mitochondrial antiviral-signaling protein isoform X1 gives MLPGSRSRCEAKMGFAEDKVYEYIRENMSDFHHTRVLQLIRHLPCLSDADREEIEAYDDRKGNEHAVWKLFDYLKCRSGWVKELIEALRKNRHHDLADRVQCEYDAHQVCPRSKAPLPAVNNSPRSYTSVCSQMPPLTANPDPWCAGPTFANTPHMPALPRQPASLPGSGAPLPPQTNPSGAESCHDLGEYSTPVQEMEPMAKQKVTEGALTPWREALSSQPTENAALADLRASQEGSNHGDGLAPAAVSFSSGSPAGHLLASGAVPREEVEVDQPSRPVPDPRGRSQDWAGRQQHPVCVSGGYFGNMNHLNVGNSRKTSMPGEPVLRGEPATAPSPEDFKNQPEEVYYSSFERTPLASSANRAVHGDGQKPGDSLHEQKIRALQGYENGNLTSSMVDVRDPVLLQTQFDAEQKRAQGQRDHGEERDAFPLHQIRDSAQSTHSYGDVEAIKGRADSSPAIGSLPASQTMSTIPTDLSEDVTAHDLGALHLGTIRSASSSEKLASGPSTGPSQGIPEQNPDSGINSHCGGQLGECLADTLRVASGLANRRDPQSKVQIPTPAPHVLCPALTPGPNNVLPTGSPIHPGTTNINRVLKLSNAMPPVEFPDLSGFSSTAVIPPSSRALPSDPSWPAFNSDLGELKSPIQEHELPARETDRSSSSMPEENANQVPKAPAPSVTRTSPGIPGNIAGTTAREAEWETQNTLPDPPGGCQTFYNELDEEVEFSKPGVLISTGGVEKPAKRQPESSETNVQYSGRSDRFIFSGECSQDTSPLMISESSSACSNSGRAQRNQPEENHYSSRSDHRPPAWAASSGPRRDEATKTSRASLLPESSSTWDSTAVGTHEVHVVEYPSADLQEAPDLRVIASAYENPSPASSGSLRRLSRYSNFPWNSEAPPESSPQNDNRLRQDSDGTSFPLKDYILPAAVAAFTSVVAFLFYKHLRN, from the exons GTGCGAAGCAAAGATGGGGTTTGCTGAGGACAAGGTTTATGAATACATTAGGGAAAACATGTCCGACTTCCATCACACCCGGGTGCTCCAGCTGATTCGCCATCTACCGTGTCTCTCTGATGCAGACAGG GAAGAGATAGAAGCCTATGACGACAGGAAAGGGAACGAGCACGCTGTGTGGAAGCTCTTCGACTACTTGAAAtgcaggagtggctgggtgaAGGAGCTGATCGAGGCGCTCAGGAAGAACAGGCACCATGATCTCGCAGACAGGGTTCAGTGCGAGTATGATGCTCACCAAGTCT GTCCTCGGAGCAAGGCACCACTTCCTGCTGTGAATAACTCTCCACGCAGCTACACGTCGGTTTGCTCTCAGATGCCACCACTGACTGCTAATCCTGATCCTTGGTGTGCTGGCCCCACCTTTGCGAACACTCCTCACATGCCTGCATTGCCTAGGCAGCCAGCAAGTCTCCCAGGGTCTGGCGCACCCCTGCCTCCCCAGACTAATCCGTCTGGAGCGGAAAGCTGCCATGACCTGGGGGAATACAGTACTCCTGTGCAAGAAATGGAGCCGATGGCAAAGCAAAAG GTTACAGAAGGTGCCCTGACCCCATGGAGGGAAGCTCTGAGTTCCCAACCCACTGAGAACGCAGCACTAGCTGATCTCAGGGCATCACAGGAAGGCAGTAACCATGGAGATGGTCTGGCCCCAGCAGCAGTCAGTTTTTCTTCTGGATCACCAGCGGGACACCTGCTGGCTTCTGGGGCGGTTCCCAGAGAGGAGGTGGAAGTGGATCAGCCAAGCAGACCAGTACCCGACCCGAGAGGACGGAGTCAGGACTGGGCTGGCCGCCAGCAGCATCCGGTCTGTGTGAGCGGTGGGTATTTTGGGAACATGAACCACCTGAACGTTGGGAACAGCAGAAAGACATCCATGCCTGGAGAGCCTGTTCTGAGAGGGGAGCCGGCCACCGCTCCTAGCCCAGAGGATTTCAAGAACCAGCCAGAAGAGGTTTACTATTCTTCTTTTGAGCGCACTCCCCTGGCTTCCAGTGCCAACAGAGCTGTCCACGGAGATGGGCAAAAGCCTGGAGATTCGCTCCACGAACAGAAGATTCGGGCTTTGCAGGGTTACGAGAATGGGAATCTGACGAGCAGCATGGTGGATGTTCGTGACCCTGTCCTCCTGCAGACCCAGTTTGATGCAGAGCAGAAACGTGCCCAGGGGCAGAGAGACCATGGCGAAGAGAGGGATGCATTTCCCCTACACCAAATCAGAGATTCTGCACAAAGCACACACAGTTATGGTGATGTGGAAGCCATCAAAGGAAGGGCTGACTCTAGTCCTGCGATCGGATCACTGCCTGCCTCTCAAACAATGAGCACAATCCCCACGGACCTCAGTGAGGATGTGACTGCTCATGATTTGGGAGCATTACATCTCGGCACAATACGCTCGGCCAGCTCCTCTGAAAAATTGGCTTCAGGCCCCTCCACTGGACCTTCCCAGGGGATCCCTGAGCAGAACCCAGATAGCGGCATCAATTCCCACTGTGGTGGACAATTGGGAGAGTGCCTAGCAGATACCCTGAGAGTTGCCAGTGGACTGGCAAACAGGAGGG ATCCTCAAAGCAAAGTCCAGATCCCAACTCCTGCACCTCACGTGCTATGCCCAGCTTTGACTCCTGGGCCCAACAACGTTCTTCCAACTGGTTCCCCCATTCATCCCGGTACGACTAACATTAACAGAGTTCTCAAGCTCTCCAATGCAATGCCTCCTGTGGAATTCCCTGACCTTAGTGGCTTCTCCTCTACTGCTGTGATTCCACCTAGTTCGCGTGCATTGCCTTCTGACCCATCATGGCCAGCGTTCAACAGCGACCTGGGTGAGCTGAAATCTCCCATCCAAGAGCACGAACTGCCAGCGAGAGAGACAGACCGCAGCAGCAGCTCCATGCCAGAGGAGAAC GCAAATCAAGTGCCAAAGGCCCCTGCTCCGAGTGTGACCCGAACCAGTCCAGGGATCCCTGGGAACATAGCTGGCACCACCGCGAGGGAGGCAGAGTGGGAGACCCAAAACACCTTGCCAGACCCTCCTGGGGGCTGCCAAACATTCTACAATGAGCTGGATGAAGAGGTGGAGTTCAGCAAACCAGGCGTGCTAATCTCCACTGGAGGCGTGGAGAAGCCAGCCAAAAGGCAACCAGAGTCATCCGAGACAAATGTCCAATATTCTGGGAGGTCTGATCGCTTCATCTTCAGCGGCGAGTGCTCTCAGGACACCAGTCCCCTAATGATAAGCGAATCCAGCAGTGCCTGTTCCAATTCCGGCAGAGCCCAGAGGAATCAGCCTGAAGAGAATCACTACTCCTCTCGCTCTGACCACCGCCCCCCAGCTTGGGCTGCCAGCAGTGGCCCAAGAAGAGATGAGGCTACCAAAACCAGCAGAGCCTCCCTtctgccagagagcagcagcacctgggaCAGCACAGCTGTGGGAACTCATGAAGTCCATGTGGTTGAGTATCCTAGTGCTGATTTGCAGGAGGCTCCCGACTTGAGGGTTATAGCCAGTGCCTATGAAAACCCATCTCCAGCCAGTTCTGGCTCCCTCAGGAGGCTCTCCAGATATTCCAACTTTCCTTGGAATTCAGAAGCCCCGCCAGAAAGTTCCCCCCAGAACGATAACAGGCTAAGGCAAGACAGTGATGGGACATCCTTTCCCTTGAAGGACTATATACTTCCAGCTGCCGTTGCTGCTTTCACTTCTGTTGTGGCTTTCCTATTCTATAAGCATCTGCGGAATTAG
- the MAVS gene encoding mitochondrial antiviral-signaling protein isoform X2: MGFAEDKVYEYIRENMSDFHHTRVLQLIRHLPCLSDADREEIEAYDDRKGNEHAVWKLFDYLKCRSGWVKELIEALRKNRHHDLADRVQCEYDAHQVCPRSKAPLPAVNNSPRSYTSVCSQMPPLTANPDPWCAGPTFANTPHMPALPRQPASLPGSGAPLPPQTNPSGAESCHDLGEYSTPVQEMEPMAKQKVTEGALTPWREALSSQPTENAALADLRASQEGSNHGDGLAPAAVSFSSGSPAGHLLASGAVPREEVEVDQPSRPVPDPRGRSQDWAGRQQHPVCVSGGYFGNMNHLNVGNSRKTSMPGEPVLRGEPATAPSPEDFKNQPEEVYYSSFERTPLASSANRAVHGDGQKPGDSLHEQKIRALQGYENGNLTSSMVDVRDPVLLQTQFDAEQKRAQGQRDHGEERDAFPLHQIRDSAQSTHSYGDVEAIKGRADSSPAIGSLPASQTMSTIPTDLSEDVTAHDLGALHLGTIRSASSSEKLASGPSTGPSQGIPEQNPDSGINSHCGGQLGECLADTLRVASGLANRRDPQSKVQIPTPAPHVLCPALTPGPNNVLPTGSPIHPGTTNINRVLKLSNAMPPVEFPDLSGFSSTAVIPPSSRALPSDPSWPAFNSDLGELKSPIQEHELPARETDRSSSSMPEENANQVPKAPAPSVTRTSPGIPGNIAGTTAREAEWETQNTLPDPPGGCQTFYNELDEEVEFSKPGVLISTGGVEKPAKRQPESSETNVQYSGRSDRFIFSGECSQDTSPLMISESSSACSNSGRAQRNQPEENHYSSRSDHRPPAWAASSGPRRDEATKTSRASLLPESSSTWDSTAVGTHEVHVVEYPSADLQEAPDLRVIASAYENPSPASSGSLRRLSRYSNFPWNSEAPPESSPQNDNRLRQDSDGTSFPLKDYILPAAVAAFTSVVAFLFYKHLRN, encoded by the exons ATGGGGTTTGCTGAGGACAAGGTTTATGAATACATTAGGGAAAACATGTCCGACTTCCATCACACCCGGGTGCTCCAGCTGATTCGCCATCTACCGTGTCTCTCTGATGCAGACAGG GAAGAGATAGAAGCCTATGACGACAGGAAAGGGAACGAGCACGCTGTGTGGAAGCTCTTCGACTACTTGAAAtgcaggagtggctgggtgaAGGAGCTGATCGAGGCGCTCAGGAAGAACAGGCACCATGATCTCGCAGACAGGGTTCAGTGCGAGTATGATGCTCACCAAGTCT GTCCTCGGAGCAAGGCACCACTTCCTGCTGTGAATAACTCTCCACGCAGCTACACGTCGGTTTGCTCTCAGATGCCACCACTGACTGCTAATCCTGATCCTTGGTGTGCTGGCCCCACCTTTGCGAACACTCCTCACATGCCTGCATTGCCTAGGCAGCCAGCAAGTCTCCCAGGGTCTGGCGCACCCCTGCCTCCCCAGACTAATCCGTCTGGAGCGGAAAGCTGCCATGACCTGGGGGAATACAGTACTCCTGTGCAAGAAATGGAGCCGATGGCAAAGCAAAAG GTTACAGAAGGTGCCCTGACCCCATGGAGGGAAGCTCTGAGTTCCCAACCCACTGAGAACGCAGCACTAGCTGATCTCAGGGCATCACAGGAAGGCAGTAACCATGGAGATGGTCTGGCCCCAGCAGCAGTCAGTTTTTCTTCTGGATCACCAGCGGGACACCTGCTGGCTTCTGGGGCGGTTCCCAGAGAGGAGGTGGAAGTGGATCAGCCAAGCAGACCAGTACCCGACCCGAGAGGACGGAGTCAGGACTGGGCTGGCCGCCAGCAGCATCCGGTCTGTGTGAGCGGTGGGTATTTTGGGAACATGAACCACCTGAACGTTGGGAACAGCAGAAAGACATCCATGCCTGGAGAGCCTGTTCTGAGAGGGGAGCCGGCCACCGCTCCTAGCCCAGAGGATTTCAAGAACCAGCCAGAAGAGGTTTACTATTCTTCTTTTGAGCGCACTCCCCTGGCTTCCAGTGCCAACAGAGCTGTCCACGGAGATGGGCAAAAGCCTGGAGATTCGCTCCACGAACAGAAGATTCGGGCTTTGCAGGGTTACGAGAATGGGAATCTGACGAGCAGCATGGTGGATGTTCGTGACCCTGTCCTCCTGCAGACCCAGTTTGATGCAGAGCAGAAACGTGCCCAGGGGCAGAGAGACCATGGCGAAGAGAGGGATGCATTTCCCCTACACCAAATCAGAGATTCTGCACAAAGCACACACAGTTATGGTGATGTGGAAGCCATCAAAGGAAGGGCTGACTCTAGTCCTGCGATCGGATCACTGCCTGCCTCTCAAACAATGAGCACAATCCCCACGGACCTCAGTGAGGATGTGACTGCTCATGATTTGGGAGCATTACATCTCGGCACAATACGCTCGGCCAGCTCCTCTGAAAAATTGGCTTCAGGCCCCTCCACTGGACCTTCCCAGGGGATCCCTGAGCAGAACCCAGATAGCGGCATCAATTCCCACTGTGGTGGACAATTGGGAGAGTGCCTAGCAGATACCCTGAGAGTTGCCAGTGGACTGGCAAACAGGAGGG ATCCTCAAAGCAAAGTCCAGATCCCAACTCCTGCACCTCACGTGCTATGCCCAGCTTTGACTCCTGGGCCCAACAACGTTCTTCCAACTGGTTCCCCCATTCATCCCGGTACGACTAACATTAACAGAGTTCTCAAGCTCTCCAATGCAATGCCTCCTGTGGAATTCCCTGACCTTAGTGGCTTCTCCTCTACTGCTGTGATTCCACCTAGTTCGCGTGCATTGCCTTCTGACCCATCATGGCCAGCGTTCAACAGCGACCTGGGTGAGCTGAAATCTCCCATCCAAGAGCACGAACTGCCAGCGAGAGAGACAGACCGCAGCAGCAGCTCCATGCCAGAGGAGAAC GCAAATCAAGTGCCAAAGGCCCCTGCTCCGAGTGTGACCCGAACCAGTCCAGGGATCCCTGGGAACATAGCTGGCACCACCGCGAGGGAGGCAGAGTGGGAGACCCAAAACACCTTGCCAGACCCTCCTGGGGGCTGCCAAACATTCTACAATGAGCTGGATGAAGAGGTGGAGTTCAGCAAACCAGGCGTGCTAATCTCCACTGGAGGCGTGGAGAAGCCAGCCAAAAGGCAACCAGAGTCATCCGAGACAAATGTCCAATATTCTGGGAGGTCTGATCGCTTCATCTTCAGCGGCGAGTGCTCTCAGGACACCAGTCCCCTAATGATAAGCGAATCCAGCAGTGCCTGTTCCAATTCCGGCAGAGCCCAGAGGAATCAGCCTGAAGAGAATCACTACTCCTCTCGCTCTGACCACCGCCCCCCAGCTTGGGCTGCCAGCAGTGGCCCAAGAAGAGATGAGGCTACCAAAACCAGCAGAGCCTCCCTtctgccagagagcagcagcacctgggaCAGCACAGCTGTGGGAACTCATGAAGTCCATGTGGTTGAGTATCCTAGTGCTGATTTGCAGGAGGCTCCCGACTTGAGGGTTATAGCCAGTGCCTATGAAAACCCATCTCCAGCCAGTTCTGGCTCCCTCAGGAGGCTCTCCAGATATTCCAACTTTCCTTGGAATTCAGAAGCCCCGCCAGAAAGTTCCCCCCAGAACGATAACAGGCTAAGGCAAGACAGTGATGGGACATCCTTTCCCTTGAAGGACTATATACTTCCAGCTGCCGTTGCTGCTTTCACTTCTGTTGTGGCTTTCCTATTCTATAAGCATCTGCGGAATTAG